CGATAAGCACCAACGCCTGTTCCTTGGTGAAGAGGATGTAGCGGTATGGGCGGTGGATGCCCGTCCTGACCAGCCTGCAACGCTGAGCAGCGTGATCAGGGTGGGTGAGCAGGTGCATGACGACATCGAAGGGCTGGCGCTTTATCAGACCGACAAAGACAACTACCTGGTGATCTCCAGCCAGGGCAATGACAGCTATGTCGTGCTCGATGCCGAGCCGCCTTATGCCCTGCGTGGCGCATTCCGGGTGGGCGTCAATGCCGGGGAGGGCATCGACGGTGCCTCGGAGACCGATGGCCTTGAAGTGACTTCGGCCAACCTGGGAGGCCCGTGGAGCAAAGGGATGCTGGTGGTGCAGGACGGTCGCAAGCGCATGCCCGAGCAAGCACAGAACTTCAAGTACATCCCCTGGGCCGAAGTGGCCAAGGCGCTGCACTTGCCATAACCCGGTCATGTGAATCCTTTTCAATCCTTTAACCGCTGGCGAATAACCCCGGCAGGAGCAGCACTATGCACGCAACCATGGAACACATGACCATTTGGGGCCTGATCAGCGACGCGAGTCTGCTGGTCAAAGGCGTGATGTTGACCCTGCTGGTGGCCTCGCTGTTGAGCTGGTTTTTGATTGTGCGGCGCAGCGCCATTTTGCGCCGCAGTGAGCGCGACATGGACAGCTTCGCCCAGCGCCTGCGGGCCCAGGGTGAACTCAATGCGCTGTACCGCGAAAGCCGTGACGCCAGCCAGGAAGATGCTGGCGCCGGGCAGGTCTTTGTTGCCGCCTACAGTGAATACGCCCAGCTCAGGCAACAGCCGGGGGTGGATGCCGAGGGCGTGATGCAAGGGGTCGAGCGGGCGCTGTATGTGGCCATCAGCGAGCAGGAAATCCGTCTGGAAAAAGGCCTGCAGTTTTTGGCCACCGTGGGTTCGGTCAGCCCCTACATCGGCTTGTTCGGCACCGTGTGGGGGATCATGAATTCCTTTATCGGTCTGTCCCAGGTGCAGCAGGCGACCCTGTCCACTGTGGCCCCGGGCATTGCCGAAGCCTTGATCGCAACCGCCATTGGCCTGTTTGCCGCGATCCCGGCGGTGATTGCCTATAACCGCTTCTCGGCCCGTGGCCAGACCTTGCTGACCCGTTACTACAGCCTGGGCAACGAAGTGCAGATGCGCCTGTACCGCAACCTGCATGCCGGTTCGCGGAACATGTCTGCCGTCGCTTGAAAGGGAGTTCAACATGCTAACTCGACCACAGCGCAAACACGGGCCCAAGGCCGAAATGAACGTAGTGCCCTACATCGACGTGATGCTGGTGCTGCTGGTGATCTTTATGGTGACGGCGCCGATGCTGACCCAGGGGGTGAAGATTGAACTGCCCAAAGTCGCCAGCGAAGCCTTGGCCAATGACAGCCAGCAAAAAATCCTGACCCTGTCGGTCAAGGCCGAGGGCGGCTACTACTGGAACCTGGGCAGCGAACTGGACACCAAAAACCAGACCGACAGCGCCGTCAGCCTTGAAGAGCTGCAAGCCAAGGTCGGTGAGGTGGTGGCGCAAAACGGTGATACCCAGGTGTATATCCGCGCCGACAATGAGGCCGGTTACGGCAGCGTGGTCAAGGCCATGGCCGCCTTGCAGCAAGGTGGCGTCACCCACCTGGGGCTGGTGACCGAGGCCCCGGAATGAGTGCCGCGCTGATGCACGGCCCGTTGCTGCACGCCCGACCCTTGCCCTGGACCCGGTTGTGGCGCAACAGCCTGGCCTTGACGGTAACCGTTGCCCTGCACGGCGCGGTGGTGGCCTTTTTGGTGCTGGGCTGGAGCATGGAGCAACCGATGACAGAGCCGGCGCCCTCAAGCCTGAAAACCCGGCTGGTGATGTTGCCCGCCGAACCGATTGCGGTGCCACCGGCGCCAGAACCGCTGCCGGTGGCAGCCCCGGCGCCGGTAGTGGAGGCAAAACCCGAGGTGGTCAAACCCACGGTTGATCCGCAGCTAAGGGCGCGCAAACTGGAGCAGGCGGCGCTGGCGCGCAAGCGGGTCGAGGAACAAAAGCAGGTGCAGGTGGAGCAACAAAAAGCCGCGCAGCAACGGGCCGAACAGATCGAGGCCCAGCGCCGGCAAGCGCTGGCCGATGCTTCGGCGCAGCTGGCCCGGGTGGCCGCCGATAACGCCAGACGAGCGCAACAGGCAGCTGCGGCAGCGGATGTGCGCCAATACCTGCCCATCAGCAAACAAGCCCCGGACTACCCGCAGCGGGCACTGGACAAGGGCATTGAGGGTGACTGCACGGTGGAGTATTCGGTGACCCCGCAAGGCAAGGTCGACAACCCCAAAGTGGTGGGCAGTTGCCATCCGGCCTTTATCCGGCCCTCACTGGTGGCAGCCGCGACATTCCGCTACCAGCCGCGAATGGTTGATGGCCAGGCCGTCACGGTGCAGGGGGTGCGCAATACCTTTCACTACAAGATCCAGTAGAACCTGTAAGTAGCCGCTGAGGAGCGAAGCGAGGCTGCGATGGGTTGCGCAGCGACCCTGAAATCTTGAAGGTCCTGCGGACCTTATCGCAGCCTCGCTTCGCTCCTCAGCGGCTACGCTCACGATTGACAGGCATCAAGCCCCATCGCTTGTTCTTGACCTATGCTGCACGGGTTTTCAAGCACAAGGAAATGGCCATGAATGCGCCTGCAACCACCCCGACGCCTGCTACGGCAAAAGCGAAACTCCCCATAGGCCTGGTGATTGCGGTCCTGGTCATGATCGGCATTTTACTGCTGCCATTACCCGCCGACTTGCCGGTAGCCGGCCATCGCATGCTCGCGATCCTGGCATTTGCCGTGGTGGTGTGGATCACCGAAGCGGTGTCGTACGAAGCCAGCGCCATCATGATCACGTCCTTGATGGCGTTCCTGATCGGCATGGCGCCTACCCTGGATGACCCGTCCAGGCTCTACGGCACGTCCGCCGGCATCACCATGGCCCTGACTGGCTTTTCCAATGCCGCCCTGGCACTGGTGGCGGGTGCGTTGTTTATTGCCGCCGCCATGACCCACACCGGTCTGGACCGGCGCATTGCGTTGGTCACGCTGTCGCGCATCGGTACCAGCACCCGGCGCATCCTGCTGGGGGCTATTGCAGTCACCATCCTGCTGAGCCTGGTGGTGCCCAGCGCCACTGCCCGCAGTGCCTGCGTGGTGCCGATCATGATGGGTGTGATCCTGGCGTTTGGCGTGGACAAACGCTCGAACATCGCCGCCGGGATCATGATTGTCGTGGCCCAGGGCACCAGTATCTGGAACGTAGGGATTCAAACGGCTGCCGCGCAAAACCTGCTGACCGTAGGCTTTATGGACAAGATGCTCGGCGCCCGCGTGAACTGGCTCGACTGGCTGATCGCCGGTGCGCCCTGGGCCATCATCATGTCGGCGGTATTGCTGTTTGTGGTGCTCAAAATGCTCCCGCCGGAAAGCGACAGCATCCCCGGCGGCAAAGAGGCGGTCGAAAAATCACTGGCCGAACTGGGCCCCATGACCGGGCCGCAGAAACGCCTGATGGGTGTTTCGATAGCGTTGCTGCTGGCGTGGGCCACCGAAGGCAAGCTGCACAGCTTTGACACGACATCCACCACTTATGCCGGATTGGTCTTCTTGCTGTTGCCGCGCTTTGGCGTCATGACCTGGAAAGATGTTCAATCACGTATTCCGTGGGGCACGGTGATTGTGTTCGGGGTCGGGATCAGCCTGGGCACTGCGTTGTTGACCACCCAGGCCGGGCAATGGCTGGGCGTGCAAGTGGTGCAGAACACCGGCCTGGATAAGGTGGGGCCGTTGGGGATCTTTGCGATTCTGGGGGCGTTCCTGATTTTGATTCACTTGGGTTTTGCCAGTGCCACCGCGTTGACCTCGGCGCTGCTGCCGATTTTGATCGCGGTGCTGCAAACCTTGCCGGGTGAATTCAACCGCCTGGGCATGACCATGTTGCTGGGCTTTGTAGTCAGCTACGGGTTTATCCTGCCGATCAATGCGCCGCAGAACATGGTGTGCCTGGGCACCCAAACCTTCACTGCCAAGCAGTTTGCCAAGGTCGGGCTGATCGTTACCGCAGTGGGGTACTTGCTGATGTTGCTGTTCGCCGCAACGTACTGGAGCTGGTTGGGCTGGATGTAAAAAGCCGCCAACCGGAGTAGCTGTGGATGTACAGAGATAACTCAACTGTGGGAGCGAGCCTGCGCGCGAAGATCATTCGCGAGCAGGCTCGCTCCCACCTAGCTACCGTTTTCGCTACGCCCGCCGCTGCTGACTTCCGCCGGTACATCCTCGCCCGCCATGCGCTTGCGGAACAGTGAGGTCCGGGCCAGCAGCAAGGTGGTCACGGGTACGGTGATGGACAGCAGGATCGGCATCAGCCAGGCGTGCAATACCGGTGTCGATTTAAGCGCAGAAAAGTACAGGATCGACGCCAGCGCCACCCCCCACGCACCAATGGTCGACGCCAGGGCCGGCGGGTGCATGCGCTGAAAAAAGTCCTTGAGGCGCAACAACCCGACAGCGCCGCACAAGGCAAACAGGCTGCTGAGCACCAGCAGCACGGCCACCGGTATTTCGATCCAGAGCGACAACTCGCTGAGGGAATTCATTCGATCACCTCGCCACGCAGCAGGAATTTGGCCAACGCAAAAGAGCCCACAAAGCCAAACAGGGCAATCAGCAATGCGCCTTCAAAGTAAGTGTCACTGGCATAGCGGATGCCCAGCACCAGCATCATCAACATGGCCAGGATGTACAGGTAGTCCAGCGCCAGAACCCGGTCCTGGGCCGACGGGCCCTTGAACAGGCGGATCACGGTCAGGACCATGGCCAGGCTGAAGATGAACAGGCTGAGCAGGATGGCATTGGTGAGCAGGGCACTCATTCAAAGATCTCCATCAATGGGCGTTCGTAGGCGGTTTTGAAGTGTTCGATAAACTGCGCCTCATCGTCCAGATCGAACACATGCAACAACAGGACGCTGCGGTCCAGTGCCAGTTCCGACCAGATGGTGCCTGGCACCACGGTGGTGATCATCGACAGGGCCGCGAGGCCGTTGGCATCACGCAAGTCCAGGGGGATCTTGATAAACCGGGAGCGTGGCGGGTGTTTACCGGCCCTGAGCACACCCCAGGCCACGGCAATGTTAGAAACCACCACATCGAGGCCGACCAGAAAGAACAGCTTGAGAATCACCCCCGGGCGCCGGATGCGCACCGGCAATGGCCGCAATGGCGCGAACATCAGCGGCGCCACAATGGCCAGCGCGGCGCCCAGCAACAGGTTACCGGCACTCAGCGACAGGTTGAGCAACAACCACAGCGCCCACAGCGCGAGGGACAGCCAGGGAGCGGGAAACAGACGCTTCATGGTTGCACCTCCGGTGTTGCTGCCCTGGCTTCAGGGCTCGGTACCGGGCGGGTGCCGATCACGGCCATGACGTAGCGCTCAGGGTTGTTCAGGGTGTCGGCAGCGGCCTGGGTGTAACGCAACACCGGCTCGGCCTTGATGGTCAGTACCACACACAGCCCCAGCAGCAGCACGATGGGCAGGCATTCGATGCGGCGCAGTATCGGCGACTCACGCTCAAGGGGCGTCCAGAAGCGCTGAATACCCATGCGCGAAAAGGCAATCAACGACGCCAGCCCCGAGAGAATCAACAGCGCCAACAGGCTCCAGGCCGCCGTTGAAATCGGCTCGTCAGTCGCATTGCCCAGGCCCATCGGATTGAGCAGGGCGTTGAGCAGGCTGAGTTTGCCGATAAACCCGGACAGCGGCGGCATCCCGATGATCAATAGGGCGCAGGCGATAAAGCTCAGCCCCAGAAAGGCCATGGTCCAAGGAATGATCTGCCCGACCACCACCTTTTGCTCGTCGTCCAGGTTGCTGCCACGCGGCGGAGTGGAAGACTCGGCAAGGCTGGGTTGCGGCTCGGCATCGTCTTCAAGTACCAGGTCGGCAGAGGAACGCGAACGCTCGATCAGCTCGGCGAGCAGGAACAGTGCACTCAGGGCCAGGGTGGAGCTGACCAGATAGAACAGCGCAGCGGCAGTCAGGTTGGGCTGGGCAAACCCCACGGCCGACAGCAGGATGCCGGCGGACACCAGAATGCTCAGGCTGGCCATGCGCTCCAGGCGCTGGGCGGCGAGGATGGCAATCGCGGCACAGACGATGGTCGCCATGCCGCCGTAGATCAGCCAGTCGCCGGCAAAGTACGCCGACGCTCCGGCCTGCCCGGAGAACAGCAGGGTCCACAAACGCAGCACGGTGTAGATCCCGACCTTGGTCATGATCGCGAACAGGGCCGCCACCGGTGCACTGGCCGAGGAGTAAGCCGGCACCAGCCAGAAGTTCAGCGGCCACATCCCGGCCTTCGCCAGGAACGCAATCGCCAGAATGGCCGCGCCCGCATGCAGCAAGCCGCGATCAGCCTCGGGCACCAGAGGGATCTTCAGTGCCAGGTCGGCCATGTTCAGCGTACCGGTCACCCCGTAGATCAAGGCCGCCCCGATCAGGAACAACGAAGACGCCAGCAGGTTGATCGAAATGTAATGCAGCCCCGCCGACACCCGGGCCTTGCCCGAGCCGTGGAGCATCAGGCCGTAGGAGGCGGCCAGCAGCACTTCGAAGAACACGAACAGATTGAACAGGTCGGCGGTCAGGAAGGCCCCGTACAGGCCCATCAGCTGGATCTGGAACAGCGCGTGGAAGCTGGCCCCGGCGCGGTCCCAGCGGGCCATGGCGAACATCAGGGCGCAGCTGGCGATGATGCCGGTCAACACCAGCATCAGGGCGCTCAGGTGATCAACCACCAGGGCAATCCCGAACGGTACTTGCCAGTTACTGGGCAGGTACACCCCGATGGAGGCCGGGATGGCCTGCTGTCGAGTCCAGAGCAGCAACAGCACCGAGATGCCCAGGCCGATCAGGGTGGAAACCAGGTTGAGCCGGGCTTTGAGCGGGCGGTGTTTTTCCCCCAGCAACAGCATGATGGCCGCAGTCAGCAGCGGTAACAGAATGGGCGCAACGATCAGATGCGGCATCAAATTCATTCTTTAGGCTCCCGGCCATCAACGTGGTCGGTACCGGTCAGGCCCCGAGAGGCCAGCAAGACCACCAGAAACAGCGCGGTCATGGCAAAACTGATGACGATGGCGGTGAGTACCAGCGCCTGGGGCAGCGGGTCTGTGTAGTTGAGCAAGTCCTGGGGCACGCCGTCCTTGATCACCGGTTCCTTGCCGATAAACAGGCTGCCCATGCTGAAAATGAACAGGTTGACCCCGTAAGACAGCAGGCACAGGCCCATGACCACCTGGAAGGTTCGCGGGCGCAGAACCAGCCAGGTACCCGATGCGGCCAGAACGCCGATAGCGATAGCGATGACTTCTTCCATCAGGCGGCTCCTTCTTTGGTTTGACGGGCAGGTTGCGGGGCCAGCTGGTTGCTCGGGCGATGGGCCCGTACCGACTGGTGCGCCAGTGCCGTGAGGATCAGCAGGGTGGCACCGACCACGACCGCATAAACGCCGATATCGAAGAACAGGGCGCTGGCCACATGGATATCCCCCAGCAGCGGCAAGCTGAAGTGGGCGGTGTGGGTGGTCAGGAACGGATAGCCCACTGCAATCGAGCCAAGGCCGGTCAGGGTCGCGCACATCAGGCCGGTCCCCATCCAGCGCAAGGGTCGCAGGCTCATCTGCGCTTCGACCCACTGCGTGCCGGCAACCATGTACTGCAGAATAAACGCCACACTCATCACCAGGCCGGCGACGAAACCGCCGCCCGGCTGGTTGTGACCGCGCATGAACAGGTACATCGACACCACGAAGGCGATCGGCAGCAACAAGCGCACCAGCACCGCGGGCACCATCATAAAGCCCAGTGCGGTATCGCTGGCGCTGCGCGGGTTGACCAGATCGGTCATCACGTCCTTGGCCAGCAAGCGCTGTTGAGAGGGCAGTTGCATGCTTTCTTTGGACGGGCGGAAGCGCCGCAGCAGGGCAAACACGGTCAGTGCCACCGCTGCCAGAACCGTGATCTCACCCAGGGTGTCAAAGCCCCGGAAGTCCACCAGCATCACATTCACCACATTGCTGCCGCCGCCTTCAGGCAAGGCACGGCTGAGGTAGAACGATGAAATGTCGTTGGGGGTCTGGCGGGTCAACATGGCGTAGGACAGGATCGCCATACCGCCACCCACCGCCGTGGACAGCAACAAGTCACGCAGACGACGGATACGCGCCTTGCGCAGGGTGCCCGGCAATGGCGAGACTTCCTCGATCCGCCGGGGCAGCCAGCGCAAGCCCAGCAGGATCAGCACCGTGGTCACGACTTCAACCGCCAGTTGGGTCAGGGCCAGATCAGGGGCCGAGAACCAGACGAAGGTTACGCAGGTCATCAGGCCGCACACGCTGACCATGGTCAGTGCTGCGAGACGGTGATACTTGGCTTGCCAGGCGGCGCCCAGGGCGCAGGCCATCGCAATCAGCCACAGGGTCACAAACACGATCGAACCCGGGATTTTCGGCCGGTCGCCCCAGCCCAGACCGCTGTAGAGCAGCGGGATCAACCCGGCGATCACCGCCGCCAGCACCAGCAGGAACAGCTGGGTTTGCAGGCGCTGGGTGCTGATCCGTCGCTCGATGCGCCGCGCGCCGCGCATGATCACCACCAGGCTGCGCTCGAAGAAGCGCTTGCCATTGAAGTACTTGATCAGCGGCGGCAGCGGGAAGCGCTCGAGCTTGAGCTGCTTGCGCAACAACACATAGAGCACGATGCCGCCGGACATGGCGATCAGGCTCATGATCATCGGCGCATTCAGGCCGTGCCAGATGGCCAGGCTGTACTCGGGCAACTCGCCCCCCACCACCGGTTGGGCAGCGGCAGCAAGCAGCGGGCCGACGGTTTGTGCCGGGAATATGCCCACCATCAGGCAGGTAAACACCAGCAGCTCGACCGGGGCGCGCATCCAGCGTGGCGGTTCGTGGGGGGTATGGGGCAGGTTGGTTGCGGGCGGGCCGAAAAACACATCCACGGTAAAGCGCAGCGCATAAGCCACGCTGAATGTACCGGCGATGGTCGCGACCACCGGCAGGGCGATTTCGACCCAGGCCGTGGAATTGATAAACACCGTTTCAGCGAAAAACATCTCTTTGGACAGGAAGCCGTTGAGCAACG
This genomic stretch from Pseudomonas deceptionensis harbors:
- a CDS encoding Na+/H+ antiporter subunit E, whose protein sequence is MKRLFPAPWLSLALWALWLLLNLSLSAGNLLLGAALAIVAPLMFAPLRPLPVRIRRPGVILKLFFLVGLDVVVSNIAVAWGVLRAGKHPPRSRFIKIPLDLRDANGLAALSMITTVVPGTIWSELALDRSVLLLHVFDLDDEAQFIEHFKTAYERPLMEIFE
- the tolR gene encoding protein TolR gives rise to the protein MLTRPQRKHGPKAEMNVVPYIDVMLVLLVIFMVTAPMLTQGVKIELPKVASEALANDSQQKILTLSVKAEGGYYWNLGSELDTKNQTDSAVSLEELQAKVGEVVAQNGDTQVYIRADNEAGYGSVVKAMAALQQGGVTHLGLVTEAPE
- a CDS encoding monovalent cation/H+ antiporter subunit D, which translates into the protein MNLMPHLIVAPILLPLLTAAIMLLLGEKHRPLKARLNLVSTLIGLGISVLLLLWTRQQAIPASIGVYLPSNWQVPFGIALVVDHLSALMLVLTGIIASCALMFAMARWDRAGASFHALFQIQLMGLYGAFLTADLFNLFVFFEVLLAASYGLMLHGSGKARVSAGLHYISINLLASSLFLIGAALIYGVTGTLNMADLALKIPLVPEADRGLLHAGAAILAIAFLAKAGMWPLNFWLVPAYSSASAPVAALFAIMTKVGIYTVLRLWTLLFSGQAGASAYFAGDWLIYGGMATIVCAAIAILAAQRLERMASLSILVSAGILLSAVGFAQPNLTAAALFYLVSSTLALSALFLLAELIERSRSSADLVLEDDAEPQPSLAESSTPPRGSNLDDEQKVVVGQIIPWTMAFLGLSFIACALLIIGMPPLSGFIGKLSLLNALLNPMGLGNATDEPISTAAWSLLALLILSGLASLIAFSRMGIQRFWTPLERESPILRRIECLPIVLLLGLCVVLTIKAEPVLRYTQAAADTLNNPERYVMAVIGTRPVPSPEARAATPEVQP
- a CDS encoding K+/H+ antiporter subunit F, which gives rise to MSALLTNAILLSLFIFSLAMVLTVIRLFKGPSAQDRVLALDYLYILAMLMMLVLGIRYASDTYFEGALLIALFGFVGSFALAKFLLRGEVIE
- a CDS encoding Na+/H+ antiporter subunit G, with the protein product MNSLSELSLWIEIPVAVLLVLSSLFALCGAVGLLRLKDFFQRMHPPALASTIGAWGVALASILYFSALKSTPVLHAWLMPILLSITVPVTTLLLARTSLFRKRMAGEDVPAEVSSGGRSENGS
- the tolQ gene encoding protein TolQ, with the translated sequence MHATMEHMTIWGLISDASLLVKGVMLTLLVASLLSWFLIVRRSAILRRSERDMDSFAQRLRAQGELNALYRESRDASQEDAGAGQVFVAAYSEYAQLRQQPGVDAEGVMQGVERALYVAISEQEIRLEKGLQFLATVGSVSPYIGLFGTVWGIMNSFIGLSQVQQATLSTVAPGIAEALIATAIGLFAAIPAVIAYNRFSARGQTLLTRYYSLGNEVQMRLYRNLHAGSRNMSAVA
- a CDS encoding monovalent cation/H+ antiporter subunit A is translated as MSLIVLLLLPFVGSCLAAVLPHNARNSESLLAGLIALIGTVQVALLYPQIAHGGVIREEFMWLPSLGLNFVLRLDGFAWLFSILVLGIGTLVSLYARYYMSPEDPVPRFFAFFLAFMGAMLGLVLSGNLIQIVFFWELTSLFSFLLIGYWHHRSDARRGAYMALMVTGAGGLCLLAGVMLLGHVVGSYDLDAVLAAGDKIRAHSLYPILLPLILIGALSKSAQFPFHFWLPHAMAAPTPVSAYLHSATMVKAGVFLLARLWPSLSGSEEWFWIVSGAGACTLVLGAYCAMFQNDLKGLLAYSTISHLGLITLLLGLNSPLAAVAAVFHILNHATFKASLFMAAGIIDHESGTRDIRKLSGLFKLMPYTATLAMVASASMAGVPLLNGFLSKEMFFAETVFINSTAWVEIALPVVATIAGTFSVAYALRFTVDVFFGPPATNLPHTPHEPPRWMRAPVELLVFTCLMVGIFPAQTVGPLLAAAAQPVVGGELPEYSLAIWHGLNAPMIMSLIAMSGGIVLYVLLRKQLKLERFPLPPLIKYFNGKRFFERSLVVIMRGARRIERRISTQRLQTQLFLLVLAAVIAGLIPLLYSGLGWGDRPKIPGSIVFVTLWLIAMACALGAAWQAKYHRLAALTMVSVCGLMTCVTFVWFSAPDLALTQLAVEVVTTVLILLGLRWLPRRIEEVSPLPGTLRKARIRRLRDLLLSTAVGGGMAILSYAMLTRQTPNDISSFYLSRALPEGGGSNVVNVMLVDFRGFDTLGEITVLAAVALTVFALLRRFRPSKESMQLPSQQRLLAKDVMTDLVNPRSASDTALGFMMVPAVLVRLLLPIAFVVSMYLFMRGHNQPGGGFVAGLVMSVAFILQYMVAGTQWVEAQMSLRPLRWMGTGLMCATLTGLGSIAVGYPFLTTHTAHFSLPLLGDIHVASALFFDIGVYAVVVGATLLILTALAHQSVRAHRPSNQLAPQPARQTKEGAA
- a CDS encoding Na+/H+ antiporter subunit C; this translates as MEEVIAIAIGVLAASGTWLVLRPRTFQVVMGLCLLSYGVNLFIFSMGSLFIGKEPVIKDGVPQDLLNYTDPLPQALVLTAIVISFAMTALFLVVLLASRGLTGTDHVDGREPKE
- a CDS encoding energy transducer TonB translates to MSAALMHGPLLHARPLPWTRLWRNSLALTVTVALHGAVVAFLVLGWSMEQPMTEPAPSSLKTRLVMLPAEPIAVPPAPEPLPVAAPAPVVEAKPEVVKPTVDPQLRARKLEQAALARKRVEEQKQVQVEQQKAAQQRAEQIEAQRRQALADASAQLARVAADNARRAQQAAAAADVRQYLPISKQAPDYPQRALDKGIEGDCTVEYSVTPQGKVDNPKVVGSCHPAFIRPSLVAAATFRYQPRMVDGQAVTVQGVRNTFHYKIQ
- a CDS encoding DASS family sodium-coupled anion symporter, whose amino-acid sequence is MNAPATTPTPATAKAKLPIGLVIAVLVMIGILLLPLPADLPVAGHRMLAILAFAVVVWITEAVSYEASAIMITSLMAFLIGMAPTLDDPSRLYGTSAGITMALTGFSNAALALVAGALFIAAAMTHTGLDRRIALVTLSRIGTSTRRILLGAIAVTILLSLVVPSATARSACVVPIMMGVILAFGVDKRSNIAAGIMIVVAQGTSIWNVGIQTAAAQNLLTVGFMDKMLGARVNWLDWLIAGAPWAIIMSAVLLFVVLKMLPPESDSIPGGKEAVEKSLAELGPMTGPQKRLMGVSIALLLAWATEGKLHSFDTTSTTYAGLVFLLLPRFGVMTWKDVQSRIPWGTVIVFGVGISLGTALLTTQAGQWLGVQVVQNTGLDKVGPLGIFAILGAFLILIHLGFASATALTSALLPILIAVLQTLPGEFNRLGMTMLLGFVVSYGFILPINAPQNMVCLGTQTFTAKQFAKVGLIVTAVGYLLMLLFAATYWSWLGWM